The segment CCGTGATTGATGGCCAGCGCCGCTACGATCAAACGCGCTGATGGGACAGCTTTCCTGCGATCAGAAGAAGGCGTAACGAATGCCCAATACCAACAGCAGTGTGGTTAGCAGGCCCTGCAGCAACCCGCTGGGCATATGACGCGTCAAGCGTGCGCCAAGGCTGATGGCAGGGAGTGAGCCGACCAGCAGCGCACCTAGCAGCATGAAGTCGACATTGCCTAGCCACAGATGCCCAAGCCCCGCGACCAGTGTCAACGGGACGGCGTGAGCGATATCGGTACCGACGATACGTGCCGTTGTCAGCAACGGGAACAGCATGATCAGTACTGCGGCACCGAAGGCGCCCGCCCCGACGGAGGACAGCGTGACGCAGACACCAAGCACGATGCCTGACAGGACTGTCAGTGGTGCGGCGTGACGCACGATGAAGCTTTCCGGGGTGATCAGGCTGAGCAAGCGCTTCTTGAACAACAGCACTGCGGCGGTGAGAATCAACATCACGCCAAGCATGCCCTTGATCAACCCGGCGTAGGCCGTCGGGTCAGTGAAGAAGGTATGCAGTACTGCAATGGTCAGCAGCGCTGCCGGCAGTGAGCCAATGGCCAAGCGTCGCGCGATGGTCCAGTCCACATGGCCTTGACGATGGTGCGCCCAGGCACCCCCCGCCTTGGTAATGGCGGCATAAAGCAAATCGGTACCCACGGCGACATGCGGTGGGAATCCGAACATGAGTAGCAGAGGCGTCATCAGTGAGCCACCGCCAACGCCAGTGACACCGACCGCGAACCCTACTCCGGCGCCTGCTAGCATGTATAGCAGCAGTTGTGTGACTTCCATCCCTACCTACCCCCTTGTCAGGTTACTGTCGCCAATCTACTCTTGAGCGTATATTCCCGAAAGGAATCATTATTCATGATTTTATCGCCCGATCATCTTAGCAGGGTGGCCGGCCATGTTTGGGCCACTGTCACGCTACCTTGCGTTGACGGGGCTTCTCAGGAGAGTGAAGTCGCATGAAACTCCAGCAGTTGCGTTATATCTGGGAAGTGACCCGTCACAATTTGAATGTGTCGGCCACGGCGCAGAGCCTCTATACCTCTCAGCCCGGTATCTCCAAGCAGATTCGTCTGCTGGAAGATGAGCTGGGTGTCGAGATCTTCGCGCGTAGCGGCAAGCATCTGACGCGTGTGACACCTGCGGGTGAGTCGATCGTCGAACTGGCAAGCCAGGTGCTGCGCACAGTAGAGAACATCAAGCACGTCGCTCAGGAACACAGTGATGATCGCCGTGGCAGCCTGTCGATTGCCACGACACATACTCAAGCGCGTTACGCCTTGCCGCCGGTGATTGCCGACTTCACGCGCAAATACCCCGACGTTGCACTGCACATGCAGCAGGGCACGCCCAAGCAGATCGCCAGCATGGTGAGTGAGGGGCAGGCGGACTTCGCTATCTGTACCGAGTCACTGGAGTTGTTCAACGATCTCATCCTGCTGCCCTGCTATCGCTGGAATCGCTGCATTCTGGTGCCGAAGGGCCATCCACTGGTGGCCGTCGCCGAAGGCAGCGGCCTGACGCTTGAGTGCCTGGCGGACTACCCGCTGGTTACCTATACCTTCGGCTTTACCGGACGTAGCCAGTTGGACGATGCCTTCAAGACGCAAGGGCTGACGCCGAACGTGGTGCTGACGGCTTCGGATGCCGATGTCATCAAGACCTATGTGCGGCTTGGGATGGGCATCGGTATCGTGGCCCACATGGCGGTGGAC is part of the Cobetia sp. L2A1 genome and harbors:
- a CDS encoding sulfite exporter TauE/SafE family protein, translating into MEVTQLLLYMLAGAGVGFAVGVTGVGGGSLMTPLLLMFGFPPHVAVGTDLLYAAITKAGGAWAHHRQGHVDWTIARRLAIGSLPAALLTIAVLHTFFTDPTAYAGLIKGMLGVMLILTAAVLLFKKRLLSLITPESFIVRHAAPLTVLSGIVLGVCVTLSSVGAGAFGAAVLIMLFPLLTTARIVGTDIAHAVPLTLVAGLGHLWLGNVDFMLLGALLVGSLPAISLGARLTRHMPSGLLQGLLTTLLLVLGIRYAFF
- the cysB gene encoding HTH-type transcriptional regulator CysB, whose translation is MKLQQLRYIWEVTRHNLNVSATAQSLYTSQPGISKQIRLLEDELGVEIFARSGKHLTRVTPAGESIVELASQVLRTVENIKHVAQEHSDDRRGSLSIATTHTQARYALPPVIADFTRKYPDVALHMQQGTPKQIASMVSEGQADFAICTESLELFNDLILLPCYRWNRCILVPKGHPLVAVAEGSGLTLECLADYPLVTYTFGFTGRSQLDDAFKTQGLTPNVVLTASDADVIKTYVRLGMGIGIVAHMAVDDVADQDLVALDATHLFDSSTTKIGIRRGTFMRSYMFEFVERFAPHLTRDRVEAALAAGPRHEHEIFRDIELPVR